Proteins found in one Fimbriimonadaceae bacterium genomic segment:
- the flgK gene encoding flagellar hook-associated protein FlgK codes for MSSPFLGLGIAQNALRAFQRALDTTGHNIANVDTAGYSRQTVGFTNMDPLAYFQNGWKFQGQGVFTGSVTRIRDQFLDANYQAANSDLSKFKAASDGLKSIDGIFNEPSEDGVANGITKLFDAFSALAANPSDAATRSQVRLAGQNLADRVRGRYGALLGQQGSQQAGIKTTINQIDTLAGQISALNKEISKYNSASGPPNDILDARDRAVDALAQLVDIKKYTQPDGTYTVYAAGSLLVDSGGARAFPASYDPATGTVSDGTYNYPVRSGRLAGQFTALSGTQTAMADLDTLANQLRTQFNAVHQTGVNALGNTGVRFFNDSTTGVQTGAIDFDLSAEVKGSPLAIAAGVSGAAGDGGLAQSLSDMRDTTFTGLGNQTFSVYFQGVVNKSATNAQFYAGKSDTQAAVVQQIDAQRQAVSGVSMDEELANMQKFQRSYQAAAKALTIFDQVTQDTLDMIRR; via the coding sequence ATGTCGAGTCCGTTCCTTGGATTGGGGATCGCCCAGAACGCGCTGAGGGCCTTTCAGCGTGCTTTGGACACGACGGGGCACAACATTGCCAACGTCGACACCGCCGGATACTCGCGCCAGACGGTTGGGTTCACCAACATGGACCCACTGGCGTACTTCCAGAACGGATGGAAGTTCCAGGGCCAGGGGGTCTTCACCGGCTCGGTCACCCGCATCCGCGACCAGTTCCTCGACGCGAACTATCAAGCGGCCAACAGCGACCTCTCGAAGTTCAAGGCGGCCTCCGACGGCCTGAAGTCGATCGACGGTATCTTCAATGAACCGAGCGAAGACGGCGTCGCCAATGGGATCACCAAGCTCTTCGACGCATTTTCCGCCCTGGCTGCCAACCCCAGCGACGCGGCCACCCGGAGCCAAGTCCGTCTTGCCGGCCAAAACCTGGCCGACCGGGTGCGGGGGCGGTATGGGGCCCTCTTGGGCCAACAAGGCTCGCAACAAGCGGGCATCAAAACGACGATCAACCAGATCGACACCTTGGCGGGGCAGATATCGGCGTTGAACAAGGAGATATCCAAATACAACAGCGCGAGCGGGCCCCCCAACGACATCCTCGACGCGCGCGACCGGGCGGTGGACGCCTTGGCGCAGTTGGTGGACATCAAGAAGTACACCCAGCCCGACGGCACCTACACGGTCTATGCGGCCGGTAGCTTGCTGGTCGACTCTGGCGGGGCGAGGGCGTTCCCGGCTAGCTATGACCCGGCGACGGGCACGGTGAGCGACGGGACGTACAACTATCCGGTGCGCAGCGGACGACTGGCCGGACAGTTCACCGCGCTCAGCGGCACCCAGACCGCCATGGCTGACCTGGACACGCTGGCAAACCAGCTGCGGACCCAGTTCAACGCCGTCCACCAGACCGGCGTCAACGCCCTGGGGAACACAGGGGTACGTTTCTTCAACGACTCGACGACCGGCGTCCAGACCGGGGCGATCGACTTCGACCTGAGCGCCGAAGTCAAGGGCAGCCCGTTGGCGATCGCCGCCGGTGTGTCGGGCGCGGCCGGCGACGGTGGTCTGGCCCAGTCGCTCTCGGACATGCGGGACACGACGTTCACCGGCCTCGGCAACCAGACGTTCTCGGTGTACTTCCAGGGTGTCGTCAACAAGTCGGCGACGAACGCCCAGTTCTACGCGGGCAAGTCAGACACACAGGCGGCGGTGGTCCAGCAGATCGACGCCCAACGCCAGGCAGTCAGTGGCGTCTCGATGGACGAGGAACTGGCCAACATGCAGAAGTTCCAACGTTCGTACCAAGCGGCCGCCAAAGCCCTGACGATCTTCGACCAAGTCACCCAAGATACATTAGACATGATCCGCCGCTAG
- a CDS encoding rod-binding protein: MITRDGIRGLEAFAPTAPPKTDPTKADAKSGFDKELGRALTQPAAVPATLRPDYKAKLEEALKSLLGPQTPTSPAKVPVAVAPFVKTVATPPARPTTIDLDKLPEPPAASQLKTIDLDKLPPKALNELKTLQTAAEGFEAHFIKDWFSKMRRTTFDSDKSQTGAMAKDFMDQALAESAARGSANLGIGKTVFAATGKRVVQDFLAQNRITTDTNA, from the coding sequence ATGATCACCCGAGACGGCATCCGGGGGCTGGAGGCGTTCGCGCCGACGGCTCCACCCAAGACCGACCCGACCAAAGCCGACGCCAAATCAGGCTTCGACAAAGAACTGGGCCGTGCGTTGACCCAACCTGCGGCGGTACCGGCGACCCTGCGGCCGGACTACAAAGCCAAGTTGGAAGAGGCGTTGAAGAGCCTGCTGGGCCCTCAGACGCCGACGTCGCCGGCCAAGGTCCCCGTCGCGGTGGCCCCGTTCGTCAAGACCGTCGCCACGCCGCCGGCCCGGCCGACGACGATCGACCTGGACAAGTTGCCGGAGCCACCGGCGGCCAGCCAGTTGAAGACGATCGACTTGGACAAGTTGCCTCCGAAGGCCCTGAACGAACTCAAGACGCTCCAGACGGCCGCCGAAGGCTTTGAGGCCCACTTCATCAAGGACTGGTTCAGCAAGATGCGCCGGACCACCTTCGACAGCGACAAGTCCCAGACCGGGGCGATGGCCAAAGACTTCATGGACCAAGCCCTCGCCGAATCGGCCGCGCGGGGCAGCGCCAACCTGGGGATCGGCAAGACCGTCTTTGCCGCGACCGGCAAGCGGGTGGTCCAAGACTTCCTTGCCCAGAACCGAATCACGACCGACACGAACGCCTGA
- the flgG gene encoding flagellar basal-body rod protein FlgG, which yields MMRALSTAGTGMVAQQTNMDVIANNLANVNTTAFKSQRAEFQDLMYQTFRASGATSGGDTRLPESAQIGLGAKFAASATSFANGSLTTSPNATDMAINGEGFFQVELPSGELGYTRDGTFKIDATGTFVTADGYKLKPNLVLQPGYRALTISPSGEVACVLPGNDDPTTVGNITICTFSNPAGLTRVGQNIYMAGGGSGSPTELTPGKEGSGSLQQYAYEGSNVQVVEEMVRMITAQRAYEINSKAIQSADDMLGILNNLKR from the coding sequence ATGATGCGAGCACTCAGTACTGCCGGCACCGGAATGGTCGCCCAACAAACAAACATGGACGTCATCGCCAACAACCTGGCAAACGTCAACACGACGGCGTTTAAGTCCCAGCGCGCCGAGTTCCAGGACTTGATGTACCAGACGTTCCGCGCTTCGGGCGCCACGTCCGGCGGCGACACCCGACTGCCCGAGTCGGCCCAGATCGGCCTGGGTGCCAAATTCGCCGCCTCGGCGACCAGCTTTGCCAATGGTTCGCTGACAACCTCGCCCAACGCCACCGACATGGCGATCAATGGCGAAGGCTTCTTTCAGGTCGAGTTGCCCTCGGGAGAACTCGGCTACACCCGGGACGGCACGTTCAAGATCGATGCGACCGGGACGTTCGTCACCGCCGACGGCTATAAGCTCAAGCCCAACCTGGTCCTCCAGCCGGGATACCGGGCGTTGACGATTTCCCCGAGCGGCGAGGTCGCCTGCGTCCTTCCGGGTAACGACGACCCGACGACAGTCGGCAACATCACGATCTGCACCTTCAGCAACCCGGCCGGTCTGACCCGTGTCGGCCAGAACATCTATATGGCCGGAGGTGGCAGTGGCTCACCGACCGAGCTGACCCCCGGCAAGGAAGGCAGTGGTTCGCTCCAGCAGTACGCCTACGAAGGCTCGAACGTGCAGGTCGTCGAAGAGATGGTCCGCATGATCACCGCCCAACGTGCCTACGAGATCAACTCGAAGGCCATCCAAAGCGCCGACGACATGCTCGGCATCCTGAACAACCTCAAGAGGTGA
- the flgN gene encoding flagellar export chaperone FlgN: MAKPTRELATLWWDWLSTAERLIHTLHEQTAALTLRQVERVENLQPELDSLMARMQDIDGQAVACAKRLAEDLGCEPNLRSLVSALEKAEAQDIQSVANRVIVVGRNVQQIIAKNKALVENELEYVNGTIALVAREALEQRAGYEKANPESSVLLNQVA; the protein is encoded by the coding sequence ATGGCAAAACCGACCCGAGAACTCGCGACCCTGTGGTGGGACTGGCTTTCCACCGCCGAGCGCCTCATCCACACGCTGCACGAACAGACGGCAGCCCTGACCTTGCGCCAAGTGGAGCGCGTCGAGAACCTTCAACCAGAGCTCGACAGCCTGATGGCGCGGATGCAAGACATTGACGGACAAGCTGTGGCGTGCGCCAAGAGGCTGGCCGAAGACTTGGGTTGCGAACCCAACCTTCGAAGCCTGGTGTCCGCGCTTGAGAAAGCCGAAGCACAAGACATCCAGTCGGTCGCCAACCGCGTCATCGTCGTCGGCCGTAACGTGCAGCAGATCATCGCCAAGAACAAGGCCCTGGTCGAGAACGAGCTGGAGTACGTGAACGGGACGATCGCCCTTGTCGCCCGCGAGGCCCTGGAGCAACGCGCGGGTTACGAAAAGGCCAACCCTGAATCCAGTGTCTTGCTGAACCAGGTGGCCTGA
- the ribF gene encoding riboflavin biosynthesis protein RibF, with protein sequence MVVHFGTGRLKPEWSAAVACLGTFDGVHVGHAELVRRAVARGSESKSPGVVVTFDRHPAEALAPERVPPYIATLDQNLAEFARWGAAACVVLPFDHDLTQTSASDFLRTLVERVRATEFVVGHDFTFGKGREADAAWLAARYPTQVVEPVLVDGARVSSSAVRQAVGAGLVEAAARLLGRPFAFAGVVVGGQMLGRQLGYPTANLASSGRMVVPSDGVYGGLATTPLGRFRAAINVGVRPAVGGGERTVEAYLLDYPGQDIYGAAVELQFVFRIRDEADFPDLDALKAQIARDVALVSAQVPKP encoded by the coding sequence ATGGTCGTTCACTTCGGTACCGGCCGACTGAAGCCCGAGTGGAGCGCGGCGGTGGCTTGTCTGGGCACCTTCGACGGCGTCCACGTCGGCCATGCCGAGCTGGTCCGCCGGGCGGTGGCGCGCGGCAGTGAGAGCAAATCTCCGGGTGTGGTCGTCACATTTGACCGCCACCCCGCCGAGGCCCTGGCCCCTGAACGTGTCCCGCCCTATATCGCCACCCTTGACCAGAACCTTGCCGAGTTCGCCCGGTGGGGCGCGGCGGCGTGCGTCGTGCTCCCCTTCGACCACGACCTCACCCAAACGTCGGCCAGTGACTTCCTGAGGACTTTGGTGGAGCGGGTCCGGGCCACTGAGTTCGTCGTGGGGCATGACTTCACCTTTGGCAAGGGTCGCGAGGCGGACGCGGCCTGGCTGGCGGCCCGGTACCCGACCCAGGTCGTCGAGCCGGTCCTCGTCGACGGCGCACGGGTCAGCAGTTCGGCGGTGCGGCAGGCGGTCGGTGCCGGACTTGTCGAGGCCGCGGCCCGCCTCCTCGGGCGTCCGTTCGCCTTCGCCGGGGTCGTGGTGGGCGGGCAAATGTTGGGTCGGCAGTTGGGATATCCGACCGCCAACCTGGCGTCCTCGGGCCGGATGGTCGTCCCGTCGGACGGAGTGTACGGGGGCCTGGCCACGACGCCGCTCGGCCGGTTCCGCGCCGCGATCAACGTCGGTGTCCGACCGGCGGTCGGCGGCGGCGAGCGGACAGTCGAAGCGTATCTGTTAGACTATCCTGGTCAAGACATCTACGGAGCCGCGGTGGAACTGCAGTTCGTGTTCCGGATCAGGGACGAGGCGGACTTTCCCGACCTTGACGCTCTCAAGGCGCAAATCGCCCGCGACGTGGCGTTGGTCTCCGCCCAAGTACCCAAGCCCTGA
- a CDS encoding flagellar basal body P-ring protein FlgI, giving the protein MRHILTTSILLAAVLAGAQAGSPPPDKQNVPPASQAKPTAPPSGQTSEQLAAQARDARIRAAEVEGVEVQLSAIGRFRGARGNSIVGYGIVVGLNGTGDSSQVGVSQTVMANVLSRWGTLVDPKNFKSKNIALVSVTAEMPAFISPGSKIDVLVQSIGDAKSLEGGVLLPTTMGPMGDAKTTFAVASGPVSTGGYTVSTNGSTSSKNYPNVGKISGGADVQRSVDTQYVFPGNVLYYDLQTPDFTTAMRVAEKVRSLGAGFEAQAIDGATVQIRFPEGMPPVLATSKIETVTVFANTPAKVVINARNGVIVVGGNIRLAPAMIAYGSLKVRIDTENSVSQPNPLTKGQTKEVSNSVVDAQEDTTQIALVPPSATVSDLAEILQALKLSAQDLISIFQELSRQGALKAQVEQT; this is encoded by the coding sequence ATGAGACACATCCTGACCACCAGCATTCTCCTCGCGGCGGTACTTGCCGGCGCCCAAGCCGGGTCGCCGCCGCCGGACAAGCAGAACGTCCCGCCTGCAAGCCAGGCGAAGCCCACGGCACCGCCGTCAGGGCAGACCTCGGAGCAGCTTGCCGCGCAAGCGCGGGACGCCCGGATCCGGGCCGCCGAGGTCGAAGGGGTCGAAGTGCAGTTGAGCGCGATCGGCCGCTTCCGTGGCGCGCGGGGCAACTCCATCGTGGGCTATGGCATTGTCGTCGGCCTGAACGGGACGGGCGACTCCAGCCAGGTCGGCGTGTCGCAGACCGTCATGGCCAACGTGCTGAGCCGGTGGGGCACCCTTGTCGATCCCAAGAACTTCAAGAGCAAGAACATCGCCTTAGTCAGCGTCACGGCGGAGATGCCCGCGTTTATCTCGCCGGGCTCCAAGATCGACGTCCTCGTCCAGTCCATCGGTGACGCGAAGAGCCTCGAGGGCGGCGTCCTTCTGCCGACGACGATGGGGCCGATGGGCGACGCCAAAACGACGTTCGCGGTGGCTTCTGGGCCAGTGTCGACCGGTGGCTACACCGTCAGCACCAACGGAAGCACCAGCTCCAAGAACTACCCCAATGTAGGCAAGATCAGCGGCGGGGCCGACGTCCAGCGTTCGGTCGACACCCAGTACGTCTTTCCTGGCAACGTCCTCTACTACGACCTGCAGACCCCCGACTTCACGACGGCGATGCGGGTCGCGGAGAAGGTGCGCTCTTTGGGTGCGGGCTTTGAAGCCCAGGCGATCGACGGTGCGACCGTCCAGATCCGGTTCCCCGAGGGCATGCCGCCCGTGCTGGCGACCAGCAAGATCGAAACGGTCACCGTCTTTGCCAACACACCGGCCAAGGTCGTCATCAACGCCCGCAACGGCGTCATCGTGGTCGGAGGCAACATCCGCTTGGCCCCGGCGATGATCGCCTACGGTTCGTTGAAGGTGCGCATCGACACCGAGAACAGCGTCAGCCAGCCGAACCCGCTCACCAAGGGTCAGACCAAGGAAGTCAGCAATTCCGTCGTCGACGCCCAAGAGGACACGACCCAGATCGCCCTCGTCCCGCCCAGCGCGACGGTGAGCGACCTGGCCGAGATCCTCCAGGCCCTCAAGCTGAGCGCCCAAGACCTCATCAGCATCTTCCAAGAGCTTTCGCGACAGGGCGCCCTCAAGGCGCAGGTGGAACAGACATGA
- a CDS encoding flagellar hook-basal body protein gives MATATQWMDVIANNLANTNTTGFKRDVMVFNDGLEAAARRQGALGNDLGKIGAGPISKGVFTEWTPGNFVSTGNPLDFALGNPDGLFAVEGIDGVQYTRDGAFSRSDKGQLVSKRGFPVLSRDGAPIDLPEGVFTVSKSGEVSVDGKTVAVIGVYTGDFYKNGSDQYSCANAQLMAPERVDVRQHTIETSNVNAVQEMIAMIRLNRAFEMAQKSAQSEDEANEKLIQTLQSR, from the coding sequence ATGGCGACAGCCACCCAGTGGATGGACGTGATCGCCAACAACCTGGCGAACACGAACACGACCGGCTTCAAGAGGGACGTCATGGTGTTCAACGACGGCCTCGAAGCGGCCGCTCGACGCCAAGGGGCCCTAGGCAACGACTTAGGCAAGATCGGCGCCGGGCCGATCTCCAAGGGGGTGTTCACGGAATGGACTCCCGGAAACTTTGTGTCCACCGGCAACCCGCTGGACTTTGCCCTCGGCAATCCGGACGGGCTCTTCGCGGTCGAAGGCATTGACGGCGTCCAATACACCCGCGACGGTGCGTTCTCACGTAGCGACAAGGGCCAGTTGGTCAGCAAGCGCGGCTTTCCCGTTCTCAGCCGGGACGGCGCCCCGATCGACCTTCCCGAGGGAGTGTTCACCGTCAGCAAGAGCGGTGAAGTCTCGGTGGACGGCAAGACCGTCGCCGTGATCGGTGTCTACACCGGAGATTTCTACAAGAACGGGAGTGACCAGTACTCCTGTGCCAACGCCCAACTGATGGCGCCGGAGCGGGTCGACGTCCGCCAGCACACCATCGAGACCAGTAACGTCAACGCGGTCCAAGAGATGATCGCGATGATCCGACTCAACCGGGCCTTTGAGATGGCGCAAAAGAGCGCGCAATCGGAAGACGAGGCCAACGAAAAACTCATCCAGACCCTCCAGTCCCGTTGA
- a CDS encoding M50 family metallopeptidase: MSLAGRLSRHKGGPPTRTVRPGQWALLGAGAASVALWAVPPLRFLLWPLTLFNTHVHELCHALAALATGGQVEHILVRPDGSGVTPVMGGNLLVLASAGYLGSAVVGGLMIAFARTEKSSRAVMATVGAMLGLSMLLFVRGELAGLAMGAFWTAAFLAGAKFLRKDAAVFVARFMGMQLGLTALQAVTVLLRLSTSSEAMSDAKILEQASLVPAVFWALGWAACAVVALWLGLRSAWRGAAREGK, translated from the coding sequence ATGAGCCTCGCGGGCCGGTTGAGCAGACACAAGGGCGGCCCGCCGACGCGGACGGTGAGGCCCGGCCAGTGGGCCCTCCTCGGCGCCGGAGCGGCGTCGGTCGCGCTCTGGGCGGTTCCTCCCCTCCGGTTCCTCCTCTGGCCCCTCACGCTGTTCAACACCCACGTCCACGAGCTGTGCCATGCCCTCGCCGCCCTGGCGACCGGCGGACAGGTCGAGCACATCCTTGTCCGCCCGGACGGCAGCGGCGTGACCCCGGTGATGGGCGGCAACCTCCTTGTCTTGGCCAGCGCGGGCTACCTGGGTTCGGCGGTCGTCGGGGGCCTGATGATCGCGTTTGCCCGGACAGAGAAGTCATCGCGGGCCGTCATGGCCACGGTGGGCGCCATGTTGGGGCTCTCCATGCTCCTTTTTGTCCGTGGTGAACTGGCCGGCCTCGCCATGGGAGCGTTCTGGACGGCCGCGTTCTTGGCGGGGGCGAAGTTCCTGCGCAAAGACGCCGCCGTGTTTGTCGCCCGGTTCATGGGCATGCAACTGGGATTGACCGCCCTCCAGGCCGTGACCGTCCTGCTTCGCCTGAGCACCTCATCGGAGGCCATGTCGGACGCCAAGATCCTGGAGCAGGCCTCACTCGTGCCCGCGGTCTTCTGGGCCCTCGGTTGGGCGGCGTGTGCTGTCGTCGCCCTGTGGCTCGGCCTTCGGTCCGCGTGGCGCGGCGCGGCCCGCGAGGGCAAGTGA
- the csrA gene encoding carbon storage regulator CsrA, with protein sequence MLVLTRKVNQSIRIGPDIEVVVLEVRGEQVRLGIKAPRTVAVHRQEIFEQILEENQSASDTDVRDVPQ encoded by the coding sequence ATGCTGGTACTGACACGCAAAGTCAACCAAAGTATCCGGATCGGGCCTGACATCGAGGTCGTCGTCTTGGAGGTCCGTGGCGAGCAGGTGAGGCTCGGCATCAAGGCACCTCGCACGGTCGCCGTCCATCGTCAGGAGATCTTCGAGCAGATTCTCGAAGAGAACCAGTCGGCCAGCGACACCGACGTGCGCGACGTGCCCCAGTGA
- the prfA gene encoding peptide chain release factor 1: protein MLERLAEIEARFDEIERQLQDPDLVTRQADMQRLGKARADLEDLVEEIRAYKRALKELDEAEGLLGDPDMKDAAQEEVDVLKATIARHEETLKVMLLPKDPNDDKSVIMEIRSAAGGDEAALFAMQLFRMYTRYAERKKWKYEIIDLEESGIGGASYVCFTIAQPGAYSQLKHESGVHRVQRVPATESSGRLHTSTVTVAVMPEVEDVDIEVNEKDLDISTFRSSSAGGQHMQKNETAIRIIHRPSGIVVTCQDERSQQQNKLRALSVLKAKLYEAEQERQAKERGELRKGQIGSGDRSEKIRTYHFVQNRVTDHRIGMDVFDVNGFMDGDLQKMVDALVQEHQARLLAEAGEAAATG, encoded by the coding sequence ATGCTGGAGAGACTGGCCGAGATCGAGGCGCGATTCGACGAGATCGAGCGGCAACTGCAAGACCCCGACCTGGTGACCCGCCAAGCGGACATGCAGCGTCTCGGCAAGGCCCGGGCCGACCTGGAAGACTTGGTCGAAGAGATCCGGGCCTACAAGCGCGCCCTCAAGGAACTGGACGAAGCAGAGGGCCTGCTCGGCGACCCGGACATGAAGGACGCCGCCCAAGAGGAGGTCGACGTGCTCAAAGCCACCATCGCGCGGCACGAGGAGACCCTCAAGGTCATGCTCTTGCCCAAGGACCCGAACGACGACAAGAGCGTGATCATGGAGATCCGGTCGGCGGCGGGCGGTGACGAGGCGGCTCTCTTTGCCATGCAGCTCTTCCGGATGTACACCCGCTACGCCGAGCGCAAAAAGTGGAAGTACGAGATCATCGACCTGGAAGAAAGCGGCATCGGTGGCGCGTCATACGTGTGCTTCACGATCGCCCAACCGGGGGCGTACAGCCAGCTCAAGCACGAGAGCGGCGTCCACCGGGTGCAGCGCGTGCCGGCCACGGAAAGCAGTGGGCGTCTCCACACCTCCACCGTCACGGTGGCGGTCATGCCCGAGGTCGAAGACGTGGACATCGAGGTGAACGAGAAAGACCTCGACATCTCGACTTTCCGGTCGTCGAGCGCGGGTGGTCAGCACATGCAGAAGAACGAGACCGCGATCCGCATCATCCATCGTCCGAGCGGCATCGTCGTGACCTGCCAGGACGAGCGGTCGCAACAACAGAACAAGTTGCGGGCCTTGTCGGTGCTGAAGGCCAAGCTCTACGAAGCGGAGCAGGAGCGGCAGGCCAAGGAGCGCGGGGAACTCAGAAAGGGCCAGATCGGGAGTGGCGACCGGTCAGAAAAGATCCGGACGTACCACTTCGTCCAGAACCGGGTCACCGACCACCGGATCGGGATGGACGTCTTCGACGTCAACGGCTTCATGGACGGCGACCTGCAAAAGATGGTGGACGCGCTGGTCCAGGAGCATCAGGCGCGGCTGCTGGCCGAGGCGGGCGAAGCCGCCGCGACGGGATAG
- the pdxS gene encoding pyridoxal 5'-phosphate synthase lyase subunit PdxS: MSTTNGAAPSLKTWREKVGLAEMLKGGVIMDVVTAEQARIAEDAGAVAVMALERVPADIRVQGGVARMSDPDLITGIKQAVSIPVMAKCRIGHFVEAEILQALEVDFIDESEVLTPADVANHVDKHLFTVPFVCGARNLGEALRRCAEGAAMIRTKGEAGTGDVVEAVRHMRTIMADIRQVQSAREDELYVLAKEHQAPLELVREVRRLGKLPVPNFSAGGIATPADAALMMKLGAETVFVGSGIFKSGDPAKRAKAIVESVHFYDDPKKLAEISAGLGEAMVGINVAAIPDRELLAPRGW; this comes from the coding sequence ATGAGCACAACGAACGGAGCCGCCCCCTCCCTGAAGACTTGGCGCGAGAAAGTCGGCCTGGCCGAAATGTTGAAGGGTGGCGTCATTATGGACGTCGTCACCGCCGAGCAGGCTCGGATCGCCGAGGACGCCGGTGCCGTCGCGGTCATGGCGCTGGAGCGCGTCCCCGCCGACATCCGAGTCCAGGGTGGCGTCGCCCGCATGAGCGACCCCGACCTGATCACGGGAATCAAGCAAGCCGTCTCGATCCCGGTCATGGCCAAGTGCCGGATCGGCCACTTTGTCGAGGCCGAGATCCTTCAGGCCCTGGAAGTCGACTTCATCGACGAAAGCGAGGTGCTCACCCCCGCCGACGTGGCCAACCACGTCGACAAGCACCTGTTCACCGTCCCGTTCGTCTGCGGGGCGCGGAACCTAGGCGAAGCCCTGCGGCGATGTGCCGAAGGCGCCGCGATGATCCGCACGAAGGGTGAGGCGGGGACCGGCGACGTCGTGGAGGCCGTGCGCCACATGCGGACGATCATGGCGGACATCCGCCAGGTCCAGAGCGCTCGCGAAGACGAGCTTTATGTCTTGGCCAAAGAACACCAGGCCCCGCTAGAACTCGTCCGCGAGGTCCGCAGACTAGGCAAACTCCCGGTACCAAACTTCAGCGCCGGCGGCATCGCCACCCCGGCCGACGCCGCCCTCATGATGAAGCTGGGCGCGGAGACGGTGTTCGTGGGGAGCGGCATTTTCAAGAGCGGCGACCCCGCCAAGCGGGCCAAGGCGATCGTCGAGTCCGTGCACTTTTACGACGACCCCAAGAAGTTGGCCGAGATCAGCGCTGGGCTGGGTGAGGCTATGGTCGGCATCAACGTGGCCGCCATCCCCGACCGCGAGCTCCTGGCCCCGCGCGGCTGGTGA
- a CDS encoding flagellar assembly protein FliW, whose product MTISSAVQTTRFGLVPYAAADVVTFTHGLLGFPGLRDFVLVNHKDDSPFRWLQSVEDGDTAFLVVDPANYVADYAPEMPPHDAEAVGADAETPVLVYTIVTIPRGRPTDMTINLAGPIVINAATGKAVQVVVEGDAYPIRHRVFPESASEAA is encoded by the coding sequence ATGACAATCTCCAGTGCCGTCCAGACAACCCGGTTCGGGCTCGTGCCCTACGCCGCCGCCGACGTCGTGACCTTCACCCATGGTCTGCTCGGATTTCCTGGCCTGCGCGACTTCGTGCTGGTCAACCACAAAGACGACAGTCCGTTCCGATGGCTGCAGTCGGTCGAGGACGGGGACACCGCGTTCCTCGTGGTGGACCCGGCGAACTATGTCGCCGACTACGCGCCCGAAATGCCACCGCACGACGCCGAAGCCGTCGGAGCCGACGCCGAGACGCCGGTGCTGGTCTATACTATCGTCACGATTCCCCGGGGTCGACCGACCGACATGACGATCAACCTGGCAGGTCCGATCGTGATCAACGCGGCGACGGGCAAAGCGGTGCAGGTTGTCGTCGAGGGCGACGCGTACCCCATCCGCCATCGCGTGTTCCCGGAATCGGCAAGCGAGGCCGCTTAA
- a CDS encoding flagellar basal body L-ring protein FlgH, producing the protein MRLLFTTALAALALSALAQTEAKANAGSIYGSQVQNPYLDRVAREKGDLLMVVIDEQSASTFVANTKTSNTSSNSTTSSMLNAINFLFGPFSNSSDSSKVGQGQTDQLGKMSARMSVMVKDVLPNGYLVIEGTRSLVTNKDTQTFVLSGIVRPADIASDNSVVSSKIGDAHIAMQGKGQIADRQRKGLLTQILDWIF; encoded by the coding sequence GTGAGACTTCTCTTCACCACCGCGCTGGCGGCCCTGGCCTTGAGCGCGCTCGCCCAGACCGAGGCCAAGGCCAACGCCGGCTCGATCTACGGGAGCCAGGTGCAGAACCCCTATTTGGACCGGGTGGCACGGGAGAAGGGCGACCTCCTCATGGTGGTCATCGACGAGCAGTCGGCTTCGACGTTCGTGGCGAACACGAAGACGTCGAACACGTCGTCGAACAGCACCACGTCAAGCATGCTGAACGCGATCAACTTCCTGTTCGGCCCCTTTTCCAACAGCAGCGACTCAAGCAAGGTGGGCCAAGGGCAGACCGACCAACTGGGCAAGATGTCCGCCCGAATGAGCGTGATGGTCAAGGACGTGTTGCCCAACGGCTATCTCGTCATCGAGGGCACCCGCTCTTTGGTGACCAACAAAGACACCCAGACCTTTGTGCTTTCCGGCATCGTCCGCCCGGCGGACATCGCCTCGGACAACTCGGTGGTGAGCAGCAAGATCGGTGACGCCCACATCGCGATGCAGGGCAAGGGCCAGATCGCCGACCGCCAGCGCAAAGGGCTCCTGACCCAGATTCTGGACTGGATTTTCTGA